A single region of the Gossypium arboreum isolate Shixiya-1 chromosome 12, ASM2569848v2, whole genome shotgun sequence genome encodes:
- the LOC108478147 gene encoding putative non-specific lipid-transfer protein 14, whose product MGAHRTMIRVLMLLSWATSIGGSAVECTTVTELISFCATFISNGSPDPYPGTPCCEAVTNLYTMTHSTDNRRSLCGCLMGLVTANNSNSTAIATLPGFCGVPLGFTIDPDTDCDLYRSVTMSTQSGGNVALKGEG is encoded by the exons ATGGGGGCTCATAGAACAATGATAAGAGTACTGATGTTGCTTTCATGGGCTACCTCAATAGGTGGTTCAGCAGTCGAGTGCACCACCGTGACAGAACTAATCTCGTTCTGTGCCACCTTTATCAGCAACGGTTCACCAGATCCTTACCCTGGTACACCATGTTGCGAGGCTGTCACGAACCTCTACACGATGACTCATTCCACTGACAATAGGAGATCACTTTGTGGATGCTTAATGGGGCTTGTTACTGCTAACAATTCTAATTCCACCGCTATCGCTACATTGCCTGGCTTTTGTGGTGTCCCGCTCGGTTTCACCATCGACCCTGATACCGACTGCGACTTGTAT CGTTCCGTGACGATGAGTACACAAAGTGGTGGCAATGTGGCGTTGAAAGGAGAAG GCTAG
- the LOC108477387 gene encoding RHOMBOID-like protein 2 yields the protein MAGGDIENRGGGAKRYSNSINDSSGGSYISSSTYMIDDTEPQWTSWLVPVFVVANVAFFVVVMYVNNCPRHKLVGKCVARFLGRFSLEPLRENPLFGPSSSTLKKLGALEWTKVVINHQGWRLITCIWLHAGVIHLLANMLSLIFIGIRLEQQFGFVRIGILYLVSGFGGSVLSSLFIRNNISVGASGALFGLLGAMLSELITNWTIYTNKASALLTLVVIIVINLAIGILPHVDNFTHIGGFLTGFLLGFILLPRPQLGWLEHGNIPVRTGLKSKYKPHQYVLWVASIVLLVVGLAVALVVLFREEDGNEYCTWCHYLSCVPTSRWDCNQNN from the exons ATGGCAGGGGGTGATATAGAAAACAGAGGAGGAGGGGCAAAGAGATACAGCAATAGCATTAATGATAGCAGCGGCGGCAGTTACATATCATCATCTACTTACATGATAGACGATACAGAACCTCAATGGACATCATGGTTGGTGCCTGTCTTCGTGGTGGCTAACGTTGCTTTCTTTGTAGTTGTTATGTATGTCAATAATTGTCCTAGGCACAAGCTTGTAGGCAAGTGCGTTGCCAGGTTTCTTGGTCGTTTTTCTTTGGAGCCTTTGAGAGAGAATCCCCTGTTCGGTCCCTCTTCTTCCAC ATTGAAAAAATTAGGAGCTCTTGAATGGACCAAAGTTGTAATTAATCATCAAGGATGGAGGCTTATAACATGTATTTGGTTACATGCCGGTGTTATTCATCTTCTAGCCAACATGCTAAGCCTCATCTTTATCGGAATACGCCTTGAACAACAGTTCGGTTTCG TACGGATTGGAATCCTCTATCTTGTATCGGGATTCGGCGGAAGCGTGTTATCATCTCTATTTATCCGTAACAACATCTCCGTCGGTGCCTCCGGTGCTCTTTTCGGGCTTCTAGGCGCAATGCTTTCCGAACTTATAACAAACTGGACCATATACACAAACAAG GCTTCAGCTTTGCTAACCCTTGTGGTCATCATTGTGATTAACCTAGCAATAGGGATTTTGCCACACGTCGATAATTTCACGCATATCGGCGGGTTTTTAACCGGATTTTTACTTGGGTTTATTCTACTACCTCGGCCTCAATTAGGGTGGTTGGAACACGGGAACATCCCGGTCAGGACTGGTTTGAAATCGAAGTACAAGCCTCACCAATATGTCTTGTGGGTAGCTTCCATTGTGCTGTTGGTTGTAGG ACTCGCCGTAGCATTGGTAGTGTTGTTTCGGGAAGAAGACGGTAACGAATATTGCACATGGTGTCACTACCTCAGCTGTGTCCCAACCTCTAGATGGGATTGCAATCAAAACAACTAG